A window of Saccharomyces paradoxus chromosome XIII, complete sequence genomic DNA:
TTTGCATACTTTTACACTTTGTTGGTGGATATTTGCCAAAATTCTCCAAAAGCAATTGCTCCTGTCTTCGGTAGGGCATTTAGGTTTTTTTACAATCATTTGGATTCGTTGGATTTTGAACTAAAATTGAGATATTTGGACTGGTTTTCTATTCAAATGAGTAACTTTAACTTTTCTTGGAAGTGGAATGAATGGGAAGACGATTCAATTAAATTTGGCAGGTATTTTTATAACCCGAAGGTAAATTTTGCCAAGAATTTGATTCAAAAAGAGCTACGGTTGACttcgaatttttcagaagtGGAGGACAGCTTACCGCAAGAATTCACGAAGTATTTGGATACTTCTTATATCCCAAAAGATCAATTGATTAACTACTACCAATCATTATTCACTGGTTACTCggttgaagaagattccattagaaaaaatgatttaTATTTTAGACAAGAAGGTGTGCCCATGGAAAACATAGTTCGTAAAATCTTAGATTATACCCACAAAGCAAACAATTCTAGGGAAGTCACTGAATTAGAAAGCATTTTAGATGAGTTAAAAAACGAGCATGGTTCTATAATTTCGGATTTTAACAGATTTGTCATCATACTGTTAGTTCAAGCTGTTGCAGACTCCGGTAGTAGATCTCTATCGCATGCtaataaatatatcaatgatttgaaagaagatcTCAAAACCATACTTGCAAAGATTGAATTGAGTGTCGAGGCAAAAGAGTACATTATAATCGAAGCCGTCCTAACATTCTGGAATGCCAACCCTCAGACAGGTTTCTTGGTAGCAGATGCCTTCAAATATGCAGGTTTGATTACCTCTAGAACCATTTTTACGTTTATATTTAACGAAACTGGTTTGAAGAATAATGGTTTGATTGAAGCCACAGCCATTGAAGCTGTCTTTAGAAATTTATCTCAACAAATCTCAGAAGAGAACGAAAGTGGAAATAATTTTGAGTTCGTTTTCGAAAGATTGTGTACCATTGCCAACAACACTATAGACTTACTGGATGTCAATCctgatgaagatattgaaataCCAAAAGTAAACGGTGAAATGGACATTGACGATATTGAAGGTGATAACCTGGATTTGAGATGGAAATATTTTACAGTGATTGGGTTTATTAAAAGTATATTAAGAAGATATTCCTACGAATATCGTGAGTTAGCAGACAAATTCATTGCCGGTATTGATAGCGCTATTCCACATGAGTCAACAAGgagaataattttgaattgGATCCAGGAAACGAaggaaatttgaaaaattggaaagaCGGCTTAGATTTGTTATCACCCCTACTGTTTAAGTTTTAAACTATGTCACATACCTAGCGTAATTTTCCTATATATGAGATATCAGCTttacataaaaatattattgaaattgtacctataataataaatttgACACTTTATTACGTAGAAACCCTTCCAAATGCGTGAATATCATTTTCCTCTATCATTTTTCACTTAATTATGATTACGATTATTAAATTATTAtctttattgttgttgcGTATATAATACAACCTGAATGGTATGCTACATTATGCTATGCTATTGATGAAGCGCTCTTAATGACGAATTACACTTCTATAACTATCCGCTTCGGAAATTTTGACACGGAGTGGGTTATAATCGGAATCCGTCTCCAAAGGATGTTCTTCAGAATTAGTCAGGTCTACACCTGATGAAACATGCCTTGCCACGGTACTTAGGCTACTTTCTCTAACCAAATGTGTAGGCGGTTCGGGAAAGTAATGCATATCATCTTGTGcgtattcattttcatcaaatggATTTATCGAATATCCTGATTCAGTTGTTCCAACATTATTTGAACTGCCGTTTAATTTGAAATTATGTAAATTTGCAAACGAAGTGTCTCTTGTTAATGACACTTCACCAAAATAGAGACAAAATTTAACAAACTTTATGAATTGGTCTCTCGTGACATCTTTGCCAGAAAATCTAATTGTTTCATATAAATCAATAAACTCTTTAGCTTTCTCTAGTTGAATTTTATTGGCATTGTGATTAACGAATTGAGAGTTCACCACATCAGCAAAGGTATCCTCTAATTTCATTCTAACATCTAAATTGTTCAGAAATAGCCCATGGTATTTCAGTCTATCCGTTAAACTCTTTATACAATCAGCATAGTTTAGGTATTCTGGAAATAACTTTTCATTTGATGGGTAGTCACATCTCCTTGGAGGTTCCAGTCCGTCATGAATAACAGGGTCCTTTGGTTTCTTAAGAAGAATTGTTAACTCCTTCGACCTTTCCATATTTTGCAGCACTGCTTCTCGACTGGAACGATGCGGGAGATCGGCTGGTGTGATTGGAATATATCTTCTTGGTATATCTTTTAAACAACTCTTATGAAATAGCATTCTTCcgataataatgaagataCAAAAAACTCCAAAAACAACTAAAGCGCCAACAACAATGAACGTATTAAAAGCATTGTTTTCTGATTTAGAAGCTTGTGCAATGGAATCTATGGGTAATACTACTGAAAACCCAATCAAAAGTATCAAGGAAACGAAGAGGGAAGCTTTATATAACCACGACTTGAGTTTTGCTAATCCGGACATCTACTGCTAAGTATGGATAATCCTGTCTATAAATAGTATCAGGCCAACGCTGTATAGTGAAATCTTTTCTAATAAATTTCAATGCGTTTTGTTCTGTTTAATCTCCCCACTTACTTTTATATTTGAGCGCAATGATTTTATTGCAAAACACGAACCTTTAATATCTCTCGTACTCCTGGCTAATCCCAGTTCAACATCACCACAAAAGAAGGTTCCCTTTATCCTTTTATCTCCTTTTCTGCcttcttatttttgcaTTCGTTATGATGCGTATATTTGTTATGTCCTTGTTCGTCATCGAAAAACGGGCCTAAAAACAGCTAATAAAACGTAAACCTATTAATGTCTTTTGCAATGAAAGACATTTATActataaaagaaagtgaaaattttgtagCTAAATAAATTTGGTATATTATTTCCTCATTTTTAACCTCGTCAGGTAAATTTCTTCCGTTTGTAGTTGTCTATACAGCAATTCACCGAGCATTATTCTATCTTGAACTAATTATGcaattattattatacaTCCTAAATTCGATTCCTAGTCATCTATTAGCAAGTATTCATCTTTCAATTTGAACCAGTTCCCTTTTGTTCCGTGTAATTTTAACCAAGTGTTCAATGATTGCAAGTAAATTTGGTTATTTTCTCCAATACAGTTCAGGTGTTTCAAGgtcaaaataatatcacTGACTCTCATTCCGGTCAC
This region includes:
- the DLT1 gene encoding Dlt1p (similar to YMR126C), with the translated sequence MSGLAKLKSWLYKASLFVSLILLIGFSVVLPIDSIAQASKSENNAFNTFIVVGALVVFGVFCIFIIIGRMLFHKSCLKDIPRRYIPITPADLPHRSSREAVLQNMERSKELTILLKKPKDPVIHDGLEPPRRCDYPSNEKLFPEYLNYADCIKSLTDRLKYHGLFLNNLDVRMKLEDTFADVVNSQFVNHNANKIQLEKAKEFIDLYETIRFSGKDVTRDQFIKFVKFCLYFGEVSLTRDTSFANLHNFKLNGSSNNVGTTESGYSINPFDENEYAQDDMHYFPEPPTHLVRESSLSTVARHVSSGVDLTNSEEHPLETDSDYNPLRVKISEADSYRSVIRH